A single region of the Pontimicrobium sp. SW4 genome encodes:
- a CDS encoding sulfite exporter TauE/SafE family protein, translating to MKNLEYLFLLLALLAEIIGTIGGFGSSVFFVPIANFYFDFQTVLGITALFHVASNLSKIAMFKKGIDKKLVTYIGIPAVVFVIIGGIIAKYLNEYLLEIILGVFLIGLSLLFLIKKGLIIKPNKREALLGGTFSGLFAGILGTGGAIRGLTMAAFNLEKNVFIATSAIIDFFVDFSRTIVYFFNGFITKEILIYIPFLIVISIVGTYLGKLLLKRISQDSFKKMSLYLILLIGITTLFSALYY from the coding sequence TTGAAAAACCTAGAATATTTATTTTTACTTCTAGCCTTATTGGCTGAAATTATTGGAACAATTGGAGGTTTTGGCTCTTCTGTGTTTTTTGTTCCTATAGCCAATTTTTATTTCGATTTCCAAACTGTATTAGGAATAACAGCTTTGTTTCATGTGGCAAGTAATTTGAGTAAGATTGCCATGTTTAAAAAAGGGATAGATAAAAAATTAGTGACTTATATTGGTATTCCTGCTGTTGTGTTTGTCATTATTGGAGGTATTATCGCCAAATATTTGAATGAATACTTGCTAGAAATCATTTTAGGAGTATTTTTAATTGGTTTGAGTCTTTTATTTCTTATAAAAAAAGGGTTGATTATTAAACCAAATAAAAGAGAAGCACTTCTTGGAGGTACATTTTCAGGATTATTTGCTGGGATATTGGGAACAGGAGGAGCTATTAGAGGATTAACCATGGCAGCTTTTAATCTTGAGAAAAATGTATTTATAGCCACTTCTGCTATCATAGATTTCTTTGTTGATTTTAGCAGAACCATTGTCTATTTCTTTAATGGTTTTATTACCAAAGAAATTTTAATCTATATTCCATTTTTAATAGTGATAAGTATTGTTGGTACTTATTTGGGTAAACTTTTGCTAAAAAGAATATCGCAAGATTCTTTTAAAAAAATGTCTTTATATTTAATACTGCTAATAGGGATTACGACACTTTTTAGCGCCTTATATTATTAA
- a CDS encoding P1 family peptidase has translation MKTNYYLLLITLIISANMDAQNKRLRDYGIEIGVLKTGKLNAITDVDGVTVGHETIIEGDNVRTGVTAIIPHQGNVFQNKVPAAIYIGNGFGKLAGYSQVKELGNIETPIILTNTLSVAAGMEGLISYTLNQEENKNVRSVNSVVGETNDSWLNDIQGRHVTEQHVLNAIKKAKNGVVEEGNVGAGTGTICFGYKGGIGTSSRKLPKSLGGYTVGVLVQTNFGGVLEINGVPIAKELQKYPYRDKILNDADGSCMIVVITDAPLNARNLERLAKRAMLGLAKTGGIASNGSGDYVIALSNAKENLISYQSDSMFNQKKEVRNDDMSPLFLATIESTEEAILNSLFAAVTITGRDNHKVESLPIDKVIELMKTYNKIKN, from the coding sequence ATGAAAACAAACTATTACTTATTATTAATCACATTAATAATATCAGCAAATATGGATGCACAAAACAAACGACTTAGAGATTACGGCATTGAAATAGGTGTTTTAAAAACAGGAAAACTAAATGCAATTACCGATGTTGATGGTGTTACAGTTGGTCATGAAACCATTATAGAAGGAGATAATGTAAGGACAGGAGTTACTGCCATTATACCGCATCAAGGAAATGTGTTTCAAAACAAAGTCCCTGCAGCCATCTATATAGGAAATGGCTTTGGAAAGCTAGCTGGATATTCTCAGGTTAAGGAATTAGGTAATATTGAAACACCAATTATTTTAACTAATACGTTAAGTGTTGCTGCAGGTATGGAAGGTTTAATAAGTTACACCCTAAACCAAGAAGAAAATAAAAATGTACGTTCGGTTAACTCGGTAGTTGGTGAAACGAATGATAGTTGGTTAAACGATATACAAGGACGTCATGTAACTGAGCAACATGTACTAAATGCCATTAAAAAAGCAAAAAACGGAGTAGTAGAAGAAGGTAATGTTGGCGCAGGAACAGGAACCATCTGTTTTGGATATAAGGGAGGTATTGGAACATCTTCAAGAAAACTTCCTAAGTCTTTAGGAGGTTATACTGTTGGTGTATTGGTGCAAACTAATTTTGGAGGTGTGTTAGAAATTAATGGTGTGCCAATAGCTAAAGAATTACAAAAGTATCCTTATCGAGATAAAATTTTAAATGATGCTGATGGTTCTTGTATGATTGTTGTTATTACTGATGCGCCATTAAACGCTAGGAATCTTGAACGTTTGGCTAAACGTGCTATGTTAGGGTTAGCTAAAACAGGAGGTATAGCTTCTAACGGAAGTGGTGATTATGTAATTGCGCTTTCTAATGCAAAAGAAAACCTAATCTCTTATCAAAGTGACTCTATGTTTAACCAGAAAAAAGAAGTAAGAAACGATGATATGTCTCCGTTGTTTTTGGCAACGATAGAATCCACAGAAGAAGCTATTTTAAACTCCCTTTTTGCTGCTGTTACCATTACTGGACGTGATAATCATAAAGTAGAATCTCTGCCAATTGATAAAGTAATTGAGCTTATGAAAACGTATAATAAAATCAAAAACTAA
- a CDS encoding aminotransferase class V-fold PLP-dependent enzyme codes for MNQLKHQILSLQSKSQSLEPNEAQRNIYLEKVNAYANSFLNSIDTTNAYCGDKETPEIFKVTNKTKSIEQILELYANEVAAKGINAASGGHLGYIPGGGIYTSSLADYLVDVTNEYVGMHYSCPGGVAIEHELLNWMKSMFNFPGSAIGNLTSGGSIANLIALTAARDKHGIKNAVIEKSVIYTSPQVHHCIQKALRIIGLEDVQIRYLKLDVYSRIIASDLEQKIEKDKREGLNPFVVIASAGTTDTGAIDPLQAIGKIAKANNLWYHIDGAYGGFFILVDRVKERFEGIEMADSLVIDPHKGLFLPYGLGAVLVKDKDAVYHSNHYRANYMQDAIDDDMPVNPADVSPELTKHFRSLRMWLPLQLHGIEPFIACLEEKLLLTQYFREELVKIGFKVGPEPDLSVSYFWYPTNNDNENNFNETLLKELHNDGEIFLSSTLINGKFVIRMALLSFRTKLETIDKAIAMIERGLTKTII; via the coding sequence GTGAATCAACTTAAACACCAAATTTTAAGCTTACAGTCTAAGTCTCAGTCTCTTGAACCAAATGAAGCTCAAAGAAATATATATTTAGAAAAAGTAAATGCTTACGCCAATTCATTTCTTAATTCAATTGATACAACAAATGCATATTGTGGAGATAAAGAAACGCCTGAAATTTTTAAAGTAACCAATAAAACAAAGTCAATAGAGCAAATTTTAGAGCTTTATGCTAATGAGGTAGCAGCAAAAGGAATTAATGCAGCTTCTGGAGGGCACTTAGGTTATATTCCTGGAGGAGGAATATACACATCATCCTTGGCAGATTATTTAGTCGACGTTACCAATGAATATGTTGGAATGCATTATTCATGTCCCGGAGGTGTTGCGATAGAGCATGAACTTTTAAACTGGATGAAATCTATGTTTAATTTTCCGGGTTCTGCCATTGGAAATTTAACTTCAGGTGGTTCTATAGCTAATTTAATTGCGTTAACTGCTGCAAGGGATAAACATGGAATTAAAAATGCTGTAATTGAGAAAAGTGTTATTTATACTAGCCCTCAAGTGCATCATTGTATTCAAAAAGCACTTCGAATTATTGGTTTGGAAGATGTGCAAATTAGATATTTAAAGTTAGATGTATATTCAAGAATTATCGCTTCAGATTTAGAACAAAAAATTGAGAAAGATAAAAGGGAAGGACTAAATCCTTTTGTAGTTATAGCTTCAGCTGGAACAACTGATACTGGAGCAATCGATCCGTTACAAGCTATTGGGAAGATTGCAAAAGCAAATAATTTATGGTATCATATTGATGGTGCTTATGGAGGTTTTTTTATTCTTGTTGATAGAGTGAAAGAGCGATTTGAAGGCATAGAGATGGCAGATTCTTTAGTGATTGACCCTCATAAAGGATTGTTTCTTCCTTACGGACTTGGAGCTGTATTAGTTAAAGATAAAGATGCAGTATACCATTCCAATCATTATCGTGCCAACTACATGCAAGATGCTATTGATGATGATATGCCAGTAAATCCAGCAGATGTATCTCCAGAACTAACCAAACACTTTAGAAGTTTACGCATGTGGTTGCCCTTGCAGTTACATGGAATAGAACCATTTATCGCTTGTCTTGAAGAAAAGTTACTATTAACTCAGTATTTTAGAGAAGAATTAGTAAAAATTGGTTTTAAAGTTGGTCCTGAGCCAGATTTATCGGTAAGCTATTTTTGGTATCCTACTAATAATGATAATGAAAATAATTTTAATGAAACCCTTTTGAAAGAATTACATAACGATGGTGAAATATTCTTAAGTTCTACCTTAATAAATGGAAAGTTTGTAATCCGTATGGCTTTATTGTCATTTAGAACTAAATTAGAAACCATAGATAAAGCTATTGCTATGATAGAAAGAGGATTAACTAAAACAATAATATGA
- a CDS encoding DUF2007 domain-containing protein encodes MESHYTKIYTGSFIIVQQLTTKLEENGITAIIKDETESGRLAGFAASIPGSQEVYVHEDELDKAVTVVQSVLAEMEA; translated from the coding sequence ATGGAATCTCATTATACTAAAATATATACAGGAAGTTTTATTATTGTTCAGCAATTAACGACAAAACTAGAAGAGAATGGTATTACTGCTATTATAAAAGATGAAACAGAGTCTGGTAGATTGGCAGGTTTTGCCGCATCAATTCCAGGTTCCCAAGAAGTGTATGTACATGAAGATGAATTAGATAAAGCTGTTACTGTTGTGCAATCTGTTTTAGCAGAAATGGAGGCTTAA
- a CDS encoding ATP-binding cassette domain-containing protein, translating to MLSVSNLSVQFGKRVLFDEVNTTFNNGNCYGIIGANGAGKSTFLKILAGKQDPTSGHVHLEPGKRMSVLEQDHSLYDEFPVLETVLRGNKPLFKIKSEIDALYADYTDENAEKIGELQVQFEEMDGWNADSDAAAMLSNLGIKEDFHYTLMKDLDGKQKVRVLIAQALFGNPDVLIMDEPTNDLDYETISWLENFLANYDNCVIVVSHDRHFLDAVCTHISDIDFSKINHYSGNYSFWYESSQLAARQHAQQNKKAEDKKKELEEFIRRFSANVAKSKQATSRKKMIEKLNIADIKRSSRRYPAIIFERDREAGDQILNIEGLAASLDGETLFSNIDLNLAKGDKVVIYSKDSRATTAFYQIISGNEKADAGKFAWGVTTTQSYLPLDNSAFFDNKLTLVDWLRQWATTEEEREEVYVRGFLGKMIFSGEEALKTSNVLSGGEKVRCMLSRMMMMRANVLMLDEPTNHLDLESITAFNNSLKNFKGTVLFTTHDHEFAQTVATRVVELTPNGVIDRYTTFDEYMQNSKIKELREKMYSVNV from the coding sequence ATGTTATCAGTTTCTAACTTATCTGTACAATTTGGTAAACGTGTCCTATTTGATGAGGTCAATACTACTTTCAACAATGGGAATTGTTATGGGATTATTGGAGCAAATGGTGCGGGGAAATCCACATTCTTAAAGATTTTGGCAGGCAAACAAGACCCTACTTCTGGACATGTACATCTAGAACCAGGTAAACGTATGTCTGTTTTAGAGCAAGATCATAGTTTATATGACGAGTTTCCTGTTTTAGAAACTGTATTAAGAGGAAACAAACCTTTGTTTAAGATTAAATCTGAAATTGATGCACTTTATGCAGATTATACTGATGAAAATGCTGAAAAAATTGGAGAACTTCAAGTACAATTTGAAGAAATGGATGGCTGGAATGCCGATAGTGATGCAGCAGCAATGCTATCAAACCTAGGCATAAAAGAAGATTTTCATTATACCTTAATGAAAGATTTGGATGGAAAACAAAAAGTACGTGTTTTAATTGCACAAGCCCTTTTTGGAAATCCCGATGTACTAATTATGGATGAGCCTACCAATGATTTAGATTACGAAACTATTTCTTGGTTAGAAAATTTCTTAGCAAATTATGATAACTGTGTGATTGTGGTATCTCACGATAGACACTTTTTAGATGCTGTTTGTACCCATATTTCTGATATTGATTTTAGCAAAATAAATCATTATTCAGGAAATTATTCATTTTGGTATGAATCATCTCAATTAGCTGCAAGACAACACGCACAACAAAATAAAAAAGCTGAGGATAAGAAAAAGGAGCTAGAGGAATTTATTAGGCGTTTTTCAGCTAACGTTGCCAAGTCTAAGCAGGCAACGAGTAGAAAAAAGATGATCGAAAAATTAAACATTGCGGATATCAAGCGTTCTAGTCGCCGTTATCCAGCAATTATTTTCGAAAGAGATAGAGAAGCTGGCGATCAAATATTAAATATTGAAGGTTTAGCAGCATCTTTAGATGGAGAAACATTATTTAGTAATATAGACTTAAACTTAGCAAAAGGAGATAAGGTTGTAATATATTCTAAAGACTCTAGAGCAACAACAGCTTTTTACCAAATCATTTCTGGTAACGAAAAAGCTGACGCAGGAAAATTTGCTTGGGGAGTTACAACAACACAATCATATTTACCACTAGATAATAGTGCTTTTTTTGATAACAAGTTAACTTTGGTAGATTGGTTACGTCAATGGGCAACTACCGAAGAAGAACGCGAAGAGGTTTACGTAAGAGGGTTTTTAGGAAAGATGATTTTTAGCGGAGAAGAAGCTTTAAAAACATCAAATGTGTTATCAGGAGGAGAAAAAGTACGCTGTATGTTATCTAGAATGATGATGATGCGTGCTAATGTATTAATGTTAGATGAGCCAACAAACCACTTAGATCTAGAGAGTATTACTGCTTTTAATAATTCGTTAAAGAACTTTAAAGGTACCGTGTTATTTACGACACATGATCATGAGTTTGCTCAAACTGTGGCAACTAGAGTGGTAGAATTAACACCTAACGGAGTTATAGATCGTTACACAACTTTTGATGAATATATGCAAAACTCGAAAATTAAAGAGCTACGAGAAAAAATGTATTCAGTTAATGTATAA
- the fsa gene encoding fructose-6-phosphate aldolase produces MKFFIDTANLSQIKEAQDLGVLDGVTTNPSLMAKEGITGHDNILKHYVDICNIVDGDVSAEVISTDFEGMVREGEALAELHDQIVIKLPMIKDGIKACKYFSERGVKTNVTLVFSPGQALLAAKAGATYVSPFIGRLDDISTDGLNLIGEIRHIYDNYAFETQILAASVRHTMHVIDCAKLGADVMTGPLSSIEGLLKHPLTDIGLAKFLEDYKKGN; encoded by the coding sequence ATGAAATTTTTTATTGATACAGCTAATTTAAGTCAGATAAAAGAAGCTCAAGATCTTGGAGTACTTGATGGTGTAACTACCAATCCATCATTAATGGCTAAAGAAGGCATTACAGGACATGACAATATTTTAAAGCACTATGTTGACATTTGCAATATTGTTGATGGTGATGTTAGCGCTGAGGTTATCTCTACAGACTTTGAAGGAATGGTAAGAGAAGGTGAAGCTTTAGCGGAATTACACGATCAAATAGTTATTAAGTTACCTATGATTAAAGATGGGATAAAGGCTTGTAAATATTTTTCGGAAAGAGGTGTAAAAACGAATGTAACTTTAGTGTTTTCTCCAGGACAAGCATTATTAGCAGCAAAAGCTGGAGCAACCTATGTATCACCATTTATTGGTAGGCTAGACGATATTTCTACTGATGGTTTAAACCTTATTGGAGAAATTAGACACATATACGATAACTATGCTTTTGAAACACAAATTTTGGCTGCTTCAGTACGTCATACTATGCACGTTATTGATTGTGCTAAACTTGGTGCAGATGTTATGACTGGACCTTTAAGTTCAATTGAAGGCTTATTAAAGCATCCTTTGACAGATATTGGCTTAGCTAAGTTTTTAGAAGATTACAAAAAGGGCAACTAA
- a CDS encoding SDR family oxidoreductase, whose protein sequence is MSKVVLITGGSSGIGKSVGEFLKEKGYIVYGTSRNPQNYPDSQFPIVALDVIDNKSILNCIEKVISNEGKIDVLINNAGAGITGPIEEIPEAEIKRNFDTNFFGPINVIKAVLPYMRGQNSGLIINVTSIAGYMGLPYRGVYSASKGALELITEAFRMEIRDFNINMTNVAPGDFATNIAAGRYHAPVNNSSPYKESYGNTLKLMDEHVDSGQDPLLMAKAIFKVINSKNPKVHYKVGEFMQKFSIVLKRILPDKVYEKLLMNHYKL, encoded by the coding sequence ATGTCTAAAGTTGTTTTAATTACTGGAGGTTCCTCTGGAATAGGAAAATCTGTTGGAGAGTTTCTTAAAGAGAAGGGCTATATTGTTTATGGTACTAGTAGAAATCCGCAAAATTATCCTGATAGCCAATTTCCAATTGTTGCCTTAGATGTTATTGATAATAAAAGTATTTTAAATTGTATTGAAAAAGTAATAAGTAATGAAGGAAAAATAGATGTACTTATTAATAATGCTGGAGCAGGAATAACAGGGCCTATTGAAGAAATTCCTGAAGCAGAAATCAAACGAAATTTTGATACTAACTTTTTTGGCCCAATAAATGTTATTAAAGCTGTATTACCATATATGCGTGGGCAGAATTCTGGATTAATAATTAATGTTACTTCTATAGCAGGTTATATGGGATTACCATACAGAGGTGTTTATAGTGCAAGTAAAGGTGCTTTGGAGCTTATTACTGAAGCCTTTAGAATGGAAATCAGGGATTTTAATATAAACATGACCAATGTCGCTCCAGGAGATTTTGCGACTAATATTGCTGCTGGACGTTATCATGCGCCTGTTAACAATAGTTCACCATATAAAGAATCTTATGGAAATACTTTAAAACTAATGGATGAGCATGTAGATAGTGGTCAAGATCCTTTATTGATGGCTAAAGCTATATTTAAAGTGATTAATTCTAAAAATCCTAAGGTACATTATAAAGTAGGGGAGTTTATGCAAAAATTCTCTATTGTATTAAAACGTATTCTTCCTGATAAGGTTTATGAAAAATTGTTGATGAATCATTATAAGTTATAG
- a CDS encoding glutaminyl-peptide cyclotransferase yields MRCLKILTIIVLPVLMIACGSNSEKKSKNFSIETNTTKNAISNSETLTLSIKNSKNHIIDSVVYKMNNQRINNTLDLSNSKLGKQVIEATVYYNQQNETVSTNIIILNSFAPKIYSFNIINEYPHDITSYTQGLEFYNGELYESTGQLGKSKLKKVNYKTGEVIKNIDLAKEYFGEGLTILNDKLYQLTWQSGIGFVYDVNTFEKKSNFKYGKSKEGWGICNDGTVLYKSDGTENIWLLDPETLVEKDYIQVYRNKGKVENLNELEWINGKIYSNSYQNDGVAIINPKNGAVEGLIDFSSLKKKVKQHPTLDVLNGIAYNPDTKTIFVTGKHWDKLFEIEIIEK; encoded by the coding sequence ATGCGTTGCCTTAAAATTCTTACTATCATAGTATTACCAGTATTAATGATTGCTTGCGGTAGTAATTCTGAAAAAAAATCAAAGAATTTCTCAATCGAAACTAACACTACTAAAAATGCTATTTCTAATAGTGAAACTTTAACCTTATCTATTAAAAACTCAAAAAATCATATTATTGACTCTGTAGTTTATAAAATGAATAATCAAAGAATTAATAATACTCTAGATTTAAGTAATAGTAAACTAGGAAAGCAAGTTATTGAAGCAACCGTATACTATAATCAACAAAACGAAACTGTTTCTACTAACATTATTATCCTTAATAGTTTTGCGCCTAAAATATATAGTTTTAATATAATTAATGAGTATCCACACGATATCACTTCTTATACGCAAGGGCTTGAGTTTTATAATGGTGAACTTTATGAAAGTACAGGTCAACTAGGAAAATCTAAACTTAAAAAAGTAAACTACAAAACTGGTGAAGTTATTAAAAATATTGATTTAGCTAAAGAATATTTTGGAGAAGGACTTACCATTTTAAATGATAAGCTATATCAACTCACTTGGCAAAGTGGTATTGGGTTTGTGTACGACGTAAATACTTTTGAAAAAAAGAGCAACTTTAAATACGGAAAAAGTAAAGAAGGTTGGGGAATTTGTAATGATGGGACTGTACTTTACAAGAGTGATGGTACCGAAAATATTTGGCTTTTAGACCCTGAAACACTAGTTGAAAAAGATTATATTCAAGTATACAGAAACAAAGGTAAAGTTGAGAATTTAAATGAACTAGAATGGATTAATGGTAAAATATATTCTAATAGCTATCAAAATGATGGTGTTGCTATTATAAACCCAAAAAACGGTGCTGTGGAAGGATTAATTGATTTTTCTTCATTAAAGAAAAAGGTGAAACAACATCCAACTTTAGATGTTTTAAATGGTATCGCATACAACCCAGACACTAAAACAATATTTGTAACTGGTAAACATTGGGACAAACTTTTTGAAATAGAGATAATAGAAAAATAG
- a CDS encoding helix-turn-helix transcriptional regulator: MKIIVNLDVMMAKRKMSLNELSETVNISLANLSKLKTGKVKAIRFSTLMAVCDALECQPGDILEFSKDDE; this comes from the coding sequence ATGAAAATTATTGTAAACCTAGATGTAATGATGGCTAAACGGAAAATGTCATTGAACGAATTATCGGAGACAGTAAATATTTCGTTAGCAAACCTATCTAAACTTAAAACAGGTAAGGTTAAAGCAATTCGTTTTAGTACACTTATGGCTGTTTGTGATGCTTTAGAATGTCAACCTGGAGATATTCTAGAGTTTTCAAAAGATGATGAATAA
- a CDS encoding DUF2975 domain-containing protein → MSKTNNVIFIGLKIIAWVIFVGLCIEAGGLIVNFFFSLYNPEFIPNLYNKLDLSKLYERSKWLFFGMYSFLLLITILKAFLFYLVVKLVTKMNLSKPFNGLVSRHISLISYYTFSIGLISYIALKTLKSLHYYEYKLSMHYQFATDGRAFILMAAVIYVIAVIFSKGVEYQKELEDTV, encoded by the coding sequence ATGTCAAAAACAAATAACGTCATATTTATAGGTCTAAAAATCATTGCGTGGGTCATTTTTGTTGGCTTATGCATTGAAGCTGGAGGATTGATTGTTAATTTCTTTTTCAGTTTGTACAATCCGGAATTTATTCCAAACCTATACAACAAATTAGATTTAAGTAAATTGTATGAACGTAGTAAATGGTTGTTTTTTGGAATGTATAGCTTTTTATTGCTCATTACAATTCTGAAAGCATTTCTTTTCTATCTAGTTGTCAAACTAGTAACCAAAATGAATTTGTCAAAACCATTCAATGGGCTTGTTTCTAGGCATATTTCATTAATTAGTTATTATACTTTTTCAATTGGACTTATTAGTTACATAGCACTAAAAACTTTGAAAAGTTTGCATTATTATGAATATAAACTTAGTATGCATTATCAGTTTGCAACTGATGGTAGAGCATTTATTTTAATGGCAGCTGTTATTTATGTTATTGCTGTTATTTTTTCAAAAGGTGTAGAGTATCAAAAAGAACTAGAAGACACTGTATAA
- a CDS encoding DUF2975 domain-containing protein → MKTTTNKLLNVMHVISWLVFIGLCINVGALLISFATSLFINPEGANNIYLGLNLFDLKEFSNLHFVMIILLLILIEGLKALMLYKVVSIFSNIDLVSPFSQKASKLIAQISYLAFSIGLSLAIAIYYESWLKIEKNIDLPTLQEYIDGGKEFLFFAGIIYVISLVFRRGVEYQDELEETV, encoded by the coding sequence ATGAAAACGACAACAAATAAGCTTCTAAATGTAATGCATGTTATTTCTTGGCTTGTATTTATAGGCTTGTGTATTAATGTTGGAGCATTACTTATTTCTTTTGCTACCAGTCTTTTTATAAATCCGGAAGGTGCTAATAATATATACTTAGGCTTAAACTTATTTGACCTTAAAGAGTTTAGCAATTTACATTTTGTAATGATAATATTGCTATTAATACTTATAGAGGGTTTAAAAGCTCTAATGCTTTATAAAGTTGTTAGTATTTTTTCAAATATTGACCTTGTGAGTCCTTTTAGTCAAAAAGCTTCTAAGCTAATTGCTCAGATAAGTTATTTAGCATTCTCAATAGGCTTATCGCTCGCTATAGCTATATATTATGAATCTTGGCTTAAGATTGAAAAAAACATCGACCTTCCCACTTTACAAGAATACATTGATGGTGGTAAAGAATTCTTGTTTTTTGCTGGTATCATTTATGTGATTTCTTTAGTTTTTAGAAGAGGCGTGGAGTATCAAGACGAACTAGAAGAAACTGTATAA
- a CDS encoding nuclear transport factor 2 family protein — translation MKRSITMLLCVLAFSLSQAQTNDKAGVEKACMNYLEGFYEGDAAKLKESLQPSLNKFGFWKNKDGNYDQQDYMSFEKALAYAKNVKEKKQFAKPDAPKVVEVLDVSNSIAAAKVTAWWGVDYVLLSKRDDKWMIEQVIWEGPLEK, via the coding sequence ATGAAACGTTCAATTACTATGTTGCTATGCGTGTTAGCATTTAGCTTATCCCAAGCACAAACAAACGATAAAGCTGGTGTAGAAAAAGCCTGTATGAATTATCTAGAAGGATTTTATGAAGGTGATGCAGCAAAACTTAAAGAAAGCTTACAACCTAGCTTAAATAAATTTGGATTCTGGAAAAACAAAGATGGAAATTACGACCAACAAGATTATATGTCTTTTGAGAAAGCTTTAGCATATGCAAAAAATGTAAAAGAGAAAAAGCAGTTTGCAAAACCTGATGCACCAAAAGTCGTTGAAGTTCTAGATGTTAGTAATTCAATTGCAGCAGCTAAAGTTACAGCTTGGTGGGGAGTTGATTATGTCTTACTATCTAAACGTGATGACAAATGGATGATTGAGCAAGTAATTTGGGAAGGTCCTTTGGAGAAATAA